The genome window AATCCTTTGTCCACCAGCACAGATGGCATCCAGAGAAACATGCCGTAGTAGGAAAACGTAATGGCAAACCAGACAATCCACAGCGTTATCGTCTCTCTTTTGTGTGCGGTCAGCAATTCTTTTAGCGGAACGCGTTGGTCACGCTGCTGAAACTTCGGGGACTCCGGTATGTTTCGTCGGATAAACAGCGCGTATACCAGCGGAAGTGCCCCTATAATGACGGCGATGCGCCAGCCATAGGCTGGAATGATGAAGTAGGAAATGACTGCTGCCAAAATCCAGCCGACGGCCCAAAAGCTTTCCAGCAGCACGACCGTGCGTCCTCTTTTTTCCGGAGGAGCGAACTCGTTGACCAAGGTAGAGGCGACAGGCAGCTCAGCCCCGAGTCCCAAGCCAATGAGGAATCGGAACAGCAGCATGATCGCAAAGCCTGTTGCGAACGAACTGGCCAGGCTCGCCGCGCCAAACAGCACGAGCGTCAGCATGAATACCGGTTTGCGGCCAATCCGATCTGCCAAATATCCACCGGCAACAGCCCCGATTGCCATCCCGATGGTATTGCTGGTCCCGAGCAGCCCTGCCTGTTCCCCGGACAAGCCCCATTCCTGCCGCAGCGCTACCATGATAAAAGATAAAAGTGCCACATCCATCGCGTCGAACATCCAGCCAAAACCGGATGCCCAAAACACTTTCTTGTATGTCGCAGACATTGTTTTCCCT of Brevibacillus choshinensis contains these proteins:
- a CDS encoding MFS transporter — encoded protein: MSATYKKVFWASGFGWMFDAMDVALLSFIMVALRQEWGLSGEQAGLLGTSNTIGMAIGAVAGGYLADRIGRKPVFMLTLVLFGAASLASSFATGFAIMLLFRFLIGLGLGAELPVASTLVNEFAPPEKRGRTVVLLESFWAVGWILAAVISYFIIPAYGWRIAVIIGALPLVYALFIRRNIPESPKFQQRDQRVPLKELLTAHKRETITLWIVWFAITFSYYGMFLWMPSVLVDKGFTMIKSFQYVLIMTLAQLPGYFAAAYLVEKWGRKQTLATFLFMTGVMAFAFGNSTGTGGLLMTGALLSFFNLGAWGALYAYTPENYPTPLRATGSGFASGVGRIGSVIAPYLVGHYSSLHYSYTFIFGMFTAVLLIGTIVLLVVGKETRDRREPSPA